From Thalassospiraceae bacterium LMO-JJ14:
CATTACCCGCGTCATGATCGAAAGCGCGGACAGCGACGGCGAACACTGGTCGACCGTCGGCGTTTCCGCCAACATCATCGATGCCTCCTATAACGCACTCCGCGACTCGCTGGTCTATCTGCTGTACCGGGATGGCGCGGAAGAACCTTCCGCCGACTGACCCGCCCCATGAGCGGAAAAACCTTCGCGGTGGTGCTGGTCGAGCCGCAACTCGGCGAAAACATCGGCATGTGCGCACGCGCCATGTGGAACTGCGGCCTCGACGATCTGCGTCTCGTTCAGCCGCGTGACGGCTGGCCGTCCGAAAGTGCGCGCGCCGCCGCATCCGGCGCCGATACGGTCATCGACAATGCCCGCGTCTTCGAAACCACCGCGGACGCCATCGCCGATCTCGACTTCGTCCTGGCGACAACCGCCAGACCGCGCGACATGACCAAGCCGGTCTTCACACCCGAAGCCGCCGCCCGGGACATGCGGACACGCCTGGACGGCGGACAACATACCGGTGTGCTGTTCGGCAAGGAAGCCTGGGGCCTCAACAACGATGACGTGGTTCTCGCCAACGCCATCCTGACGGTGCCGCTGAACCCGGCGTTCACCTCGCTCAATCTGGCCCAGGCGGTGCTTTTGATGAGTTACGAGTTCTACAAGCTGGACGACGAGACGCCGGCACACGAGCTGCGGATGCCGTCCGACACCCGCCCGGCCAACAAGGACGAGTTGAACCATCTGTACGAACATCTTGAAAAAGAACTCGAAGGCGCCGGTTTTTTCACCTCCGCCGAGAAACGGCCGACGATGGTCCGAAGGCTGCGCAACATGCTCGGCCGTGCCGGCATGACGGAACAGGAAGTACGCATGTTCAGGGGCATCATCTCGGCGCTGACCCGGCGCAACCGGATCAAGCCGGACTGACAAGATTTTTCGCATTAACCGCAGAGGCACAGAAAAGCCTTGGCTTCCTGCCTCTCCACCGTCATTCCCGCGCAAGCGGGGATGACGTACAGGTTTCGAATGAATATCTCTGTGGTCCAGCCGCCGCTATTTCCCAATCGCAGCGTTGAGGCGCGCCAGAGACTCTTCGGGCCAGTACGCCGGGCGATCATACGCTTCAGGCACCTGCGGCTTGCCGTCGCCGAGCACGACCCACGGCTGCTTGGTCGATGTATAGATATGAATATCCGGCGGCATGGCATCCGGATTCAGCAGCGCACCGACGCGGATGAAATTCACGGCGGGCCCGAGGCGGTTGTAATTGCTCCACACCGTGACGCGGCATTCCGGGCATCGCCAGTGGGTCTGTCCATGGCCGCTCGGCGACGGCACGGTGACCGCCACCGGTTGCCCTTCGATCAGTTCGACCCGGTCCGCCTCGATGAACGCGTTGAGCGCAAAGGCCGAACCGGTTTCGCGCTGACACCAGCGGCAATGGCAGCAATGCACGAACATCGGTGCGCCGTGCACCCGGTAGCGCACATGCCCGCAGGTGCATTTGCCTTCGTGTTCGGTGTCCGCGGTCATTGTGACTAAATCCTTTTCGAGAGCCAGATCGCGATCCGCGAGCCCGTCTTGACGGCGGCTTTCAGCACCTCGTAACCGGGGGCTTCCTCGGCGCCTTTTTCAAGCGCTGTCGCGCGGTGTTCGAGTTCTTCGAGGCGGAATTTCTCGCAGGTGTCGCGCAGGTCCTGCTGATCGCCCTCGGCATCCAGCGCCGCGACCTGCTCGGCGTAATGTTCGTCGATCACTTCCTCGACGGCGACGGTGCAGGCGTGCGCCGCTTTCTCGCCCAGCAGTGCCGTGCCCGCGCCCAGCGCGAACCCGGCGGCATGCCACAGCGGCATCAGCGCCGTCGGCCGCACCTTGTTGGCGCGGATCAGCTGATTGAACTTGTCGAGATGAGCGCGTTCCTGATCGGCCATGTGTTCGATATCGGCCCGGTCGGCGCTCTTACCGAGCACCGCGAGTTGGCCCTCGTAAATCCTGACAGCACCGTATTCACCCGCATGATCGACGCGGATCATGCTTTCCAGCATGTCTTTCCTGGAAAGGTCGCCCGGCATGCGGTGCGGTTTTCGGCGCGTGCTCATCTAGACCTCGTCGGTGTTAGCCAGTCTGCGCCATGCACAAAACGATGCCACGGCAAAAGCCAGCGATGCGGCGACATTGTAGGTCGCCATGGAGACGCCGAAAAGTGTCCAGTCGATATCGCCGCACGACTTCACGGGTTTTTTCTGCAGCGCGGCGAGGAAATCCTGCGTCGTCGTGATGGTTTCGCCGCTCGAGCCGCAGGGCGCCGCCGAGGCCCACCACAGTTGCTCGACGCCGACATGATAGAAAGCGATCCCGGCCCCTGTCAGGAACGTCAGCGACGCCAGCAGAACGATCCGCCGCCTGGCACCGGCGTCATGCATGAAGAACGCGGCGATGCCCAGCACGAGGATCGCGCCATAAGGGACGCGCTGATAAAGGCACAGCACGCAGGGTTCGTAATCGAAACCGAATTCGGCGATATAGGCGGTGGCGAGCGGGCCGATGGCGGCCGCCAACAGCGCCCAGGGCAGATAACGGTTGAGGGTCTCGGCGTTCGGCATGTTCAAGATATAGGCGCGAACGCCCCTCCGGTTAAGTCAAAAACTTGAGAACGACAATACCGACGACCAGCAGGGCGCAGAAGGCAAGGGTCAGCAGCCCCAGGCGTTTTTCGATAAACGCCTGTATCGGCTTGCCGAATTTCCACAACAGCAGCGCGACGAGGAAGAACCGCGCGCCGCGCCCGACCGCGGACGCGATCACGAAGGGTGCGATGTCCATCCCCGTGACGCCGCTGGCGATGGTGAAGATTTTGTACGGGATCGGGCTGAACCCGGCGGTAAAGACGATCCATACGCCGTTTTCGTTGTAGGCCGCGCGCACCGCCTCGAACTTCGCCGAGGCATGGTACATATCGAGGATCGGCCGCCCGATCTCGTCGAACAGAAAGGCGCCGATGAAATACCCGAACAGCCCGCCCAGAACCGACGCAACGGTGCAGACAAGTGCAATCCGGAACCATTTCGTGCGCGCCGACAAGACCATCGGGATCAGTAAAACATCCGGCGGAATCAGGAAGAACGAGCTTTCGGCGAACGAAACCAGCGCCAGAATCCAGATCGCGTGCCGGTGAGCCGACCATTCAAGAGCCTTGTCATAAAGCGCGCGCAACATCAGATATAGGGTATCCTTGCAAGCCGGTGGTTGGCAGCGGTGAGACGTCTTTAGCAGCCCTGCCCGGGGCTGGCAACGGGGGCGGAAATTGCCGCCCGAAAGCACCCTCGCCGCAGTGGACAGAGACGCCCCGATACCCTATGTTCCCACCGCTCCACCGTGTGCGGGTGTGGCGGAATTGGTAGACGCGCCGGATTCAAAATCCGGTTTCTTCGGAAGTGTCGGTTCGAGTCCGACCACCCGCACCACCTCAACCAGGAGAATCCACTTTGGCATATGAAGTCGTTGAAAGGATCGGAAATGGAGGATTTGGCGTAGTCGATGAGGTAAAGGATGACGAAGGTGAATATTGGGCAAAAAAAACGTTAGACGTCGCCCTTCAGCCTCACATTGACCCGGACGAGCTTCGCGCAAGATTCGAGAGAGAAGTAAGATATCAAAGCGAAGTAGCACATCCAAATGTCGTGAAAATTCATGATTATGACTTAGATGCCGATCCGCCATGGTTCATAATGGAGCTTGCGGAAAACAGCTTAGCGGATGAGCTTGAAGATGATCACACACTTAGTGGCGATCCAAGACAACCATTGTTTGACATATTGGCAGGTTTACAGGCACTGCATGAGCGTGGGTTCAAACATCGCGACCTAACTCCCGCAAACGTGCTGAAATTTGTCGAAGAAGATGGTGGCATCAGATATGCAATCTCTGATTTTGGGCTTATTGCGCCTGAGGCTGGGCAAACGACCACGTTGACTGGCAGTAATATGGGAGGCGGCACCCCGATGTATCGCGCGCCGGAATGCGCGATAAACTTCAAGCGGGCAACCGCACAGTCAGACATATATTCTGTTGGAGCGATCCTGCATGACATATTTGGCGGGAAACAAACTCGCATACCCCACATTGAACTGACTGTTCCTGGCCCATTGGGAGAAATTGTACAACATTGTACAAAAACAAATCCACGCAGACGTTATTCAAACGTCGGGGCGTTGCGGGAACGTTTGTATGAAGTTCTCAGCGTTGAAGAGATTAGTTTTACCTCTGTTGAAGAAGAAGAAATCGTAACGTTGCTCAAAGGGTCCGATCATTTATCCGACGACGAATGGGATCGGGTTTTTAACCAAATCGATGAAAACGATGCTGGAAATCAGTCGAACCACGCAATTTTTCGTGTATTGAGTATTACTCATATAGAGCAATTGGCTGACGAGGCACCTGAGTTATTAGCTTCTCTCGGAGACGATTATGCAAAATATGCACAACTTTCTGGGTTTGATTTCGATTATTGCGATGTGATTGGGACTAGAGCGCGTGCAATCTTCGAAAGGGCCGAACTCGACCTGCAGGCAAGGATAGCTGTCTCAATGTTTATGCTCGGCACCCGTCACAATAGATGGTTTGTTGAACGCATTTTCTTGCGTATGGCAGGAAAAGAGATATCTGACACGCTCGCCGAAAGAATAAAGATTGAGCTAGAAGTCCAAAATATCAATTTTTCAAGAGGAATAGAGCACTTAGAATGGTCTATCTCGGCTTCACGTGAGGATCTTCATTCTATTTTGCAAGACTTCTTAAATGATGCAGAAAATGGAAATTGATATTGGTCATTTTTCCTGCCCAGGAAGAAATGGGGGCAATCAAGATGTCGTATTACCGCCACTATTTGAGGGCGGATACGTTTGGGCGGCGATTGCGGACGGAGTCGGGGGCCATGTCGGCGGAGAAGTCGCTGCGCGAACCGCAATTGAGACCGTAAAACAAGAAGCCACCCAAGGCTCTAAGGCTAAATTAAAGTCTATAATTAACTCTGCTCATAAAGCGTTAGTGTCAAAAGCTGAGACTGCCGCCTCATTGACCGAAATGTCGACAACACTCTCCATTGTTCGCGCATCACGCAAGCAGGCAGAAGTTGCTCACATTGGTGACTCTAGGATTTATCATCTCCGCGACAATGGCCTCATGACAAGGACTAAAGATCAAACAGAAGTAAATGAACTTATTGAAAACAGAGTTCTCACAAAAAAAGAAGCGCGAAGATACCCAAGACGTCATGTTCTTCTAAATTCACTATCGGTCAGAGAGCATTCCAACGTTTTTGAAACATCCTTTAGTGTGTGTCCTGGGGATAGAATTATTTTGCTTACCGACGGGGTATATGAAGTCCTACTTCGATCCGAGATACGAGACCTATCGTTGAAAAGTGCAACATGTAACGAACTGTGCGCACATATAAAGTCTGAAATAGAAGACCGTGGGATCGTTGATGATTATTCTGTTTGTGCATTTTCAATCAACTAAAGTTTTTTCTCCCCCGAGGCTTCTTTCAAAAAATTCATAGCCACCTCAAACGAGGACAATCCTTGAGCCAGAATCCACAGCACGCCGAACCGGAATACGCCGTCGAGATCGAAGGCCTGAGCAAGGTCTACGAAAGCTCCAACAAGCAGGCGCCGAAGCACGCCTTGAAGGACGTTTCGCTGAAGATTAAGCGCGGCTCGTTCTTCGGCCTTTTGGGGCCGAACGGGGCCGGTAAATCGACGCTGATCAACATTCTCGCGGGCCTCGTCAACCGCACGTCGGGTAGCGCGAAAATCTGGGGCCACGACATCGAAACCGACATGCGCGCGGCGCGCCGCTCGATCGGCGTGGTGCCGCAGGAGCTCAACATCGATCCGTTCTTCACGCCCAGGGAGCTGCTCGATCTGCAAGCCGGCCTCTATGGCGTGCCGGCGGCCGAGCGCCAGACCGACGACGTGCTTGCCGCCGTCGGTCTTTCCGACAAGGCCGACGCCTATACCCGTTCGCTGTCGGGCGGCATGCGGAGACGGCTACTTGTCGGCAAGGCGATGGTGCACCGCCCACCGGTTTTGGTCCTCGACGAGCCGTCGGCGGGCGTCGATGTCGATCTGCGCCGCCAGCTCTGGACCCATGTCCGCGAAATGAACGAGCAGGGAATCACCGTCCTTTTGACGACCCATTACCTGGAAGAGGCCGAGGCGATGTGCGACGAGATCGCCATCATCAACCACGGCCGCATCATCGCCTGCGAGCCGACCGAGACCATGCTGCGCCGGATCGACGCCAAGCAGATGAAGGTCGTGCTCAGCAAGCCGCTGACCAGGATCCCCGATGCGCTCAAGCCCTACAACCCGACGCTGGGCGAGGCGGATTGCCTGTCGGTCAGCTTTGCGCCGTCGGAGACCCCGGCCCGCAAGGTTCTTCAGGACATCGAGGACGCGGGGCTTGTTGTCCGGGATTTCTCGACCACGGATTCCGATCTCGAAGACATCTTCATCCGTCTGACGCACGGTGACGACGATGAAGGTTGTTGAGCGCCGCCTGCTTGCCTTTCTTTTCCTGCCACTCCTTCTTTTAGCGGTCGCCTGCACGCCCCGGCTCGTCGATACCGGCCCGGCGGCGTGGACCCCCGCGCTTTACGAGACGCACTTCTGGACCCGCGACGGCATCGCGCTTTCCTACCGGCGCTGGCTGCCGGAAACAGCGCCGAAAGCGGTGATCGTCGCACTGCACGGTTTCAACGATTACTCGGCGTTTTTCGAACAGCCGGCGGCTTATCTGATGCGGCAGGGCATCGCCAGCTATGCCTACGACCAACGCGGCTTCGGCGCCAACGGCTTTCGCGGCCGCTGGTTCGCGAACGACCGCCTGCGTATGGACGCTCTTGATTTCACCCGCGCCGTGGCCGCGAAGCACCCGGGCGTGCCCGTTTACCTGCTCGGCGAAAGCATGGGCGGCGCCGTCGCCATGACGCTGGGGGCGGAACACGCAACGCCGTGGATCGCCGGCACCATCCTGTCGGCGCCCGCCGTCTGGTCCCGCGACACCATGCCCTGGTATCAGCGCGCCTCGCTTTGGCTTGCCGCGCATACCCTGCCGGCGCTGCCGTTGAGCGGCCGGGGCTTCAAGATCAAACCGTCCGATAACATCGAAATGCTGATCCAGCTCGGCCGCGACCCGCTGGTGATCAAGGGCACCCGCGTCGATGCCATCAACGGCCTTGTCGACCTGATGGACGAAGCCATGGCGGCGGCCCCCGGCTTGCGCGGCCAGGCGCTGATCCTGTACGGCGGCAAGGATGAAATCATCCGCCGGGGACCGACACAGCAGATGCTGGAACGGCTGCCGCCGTCACCCGAAGAGACCCGGAAGCTGGCCGTCTATCCAGGCGGCTATCACATGCTGCTGCGCGATCTGGCGGCGGAAACGGTGTGGGCGGATATCGCGCACTGGCTCGATAACCCGGCCTCGGCGTTGCCGTCCGGTGCCGACAAGGACGCCCGCCGGCAGCTCAACCCGTAGCCTGTATAATTATTTTTCCTGGCCGCTTAAATCGTCTTGCACGGCGAAAAATTATATCCAATTGATATATCGTTCCGGCGAACCGCCGGTTCTTATGGAGAAACCGAAGATGTTCTCGCGTCAGCTGAGTTTAACCTTGGCAGGAGCGTTTCTGCTCGTCTCGACCGCAGCCCACGCCGTCGATGTCCGCAACGAAAATGAAAAACCGCAAGAGGTTCTGCTGAGCGTCTGGAAAGACGCCAACGGGACCGACACCGTGGACACCCTGATCACCCTCGCACCGGGCGAAAGCCGTTCGGGCGTTTGCGCAGCCTGCATCGTGTCGCTCGGGAAAAGCGAAGAAGCGGAATCCGTGTCCGCTGAACAGACCGATGTGGTGGTGATTGAAAAATCCGGCCTTTTGCGTCTGAACTGATCACGATAACAAAAGGGCGGCACCGCGTGATGCCGCCCTCTTTTGTGTCTTGATCGCGCCGGAATTCAGCTTTTCCCGGCAACGGCCAGTTTGCCGGTGACGCCGTGTTTGTCGATCAGTTCGGCGACGAACCCGCCGGCAATGGCGTCGGCGACGAATTCATTCACGAATGCCGCCAGGTTCTTGTTTTCGTGCTTGGTGCCGATGGCCTGCTGCACGGCGGTGTATTGACCCGGCATCAGCCGCGAACCCGGCAGCTCTTCCGCGTTTTCCCGGAGCGCGGGGACAAGCCCGGCCAGGGCATCGAGCTTTTCCGTCTTGAACAGCTCGAACGCGCCGGGCAGGCCGACGCCGCGGTGCAGGGTCGCGTGTTTCAGGGTCCGGCTCAGATACAGGTCATAGGCCGCGCGTTCGGAAACGGCGATCCGGATGCCCGGCTGGTCCACATCCTCGATCGTCTGCAACGGCGATCCTTCGGGGACAAGATAGGTGGCTTCGATCTCGACATACGGATCGCTGAAAAAGATCGTCTCGGCGCGCTTCGGCTCGATGGCGATCAGCGCGATGTCCCAGGCGTCTTCTTCCAGGGCGTCGGCCAGATCGCCCGGACGCGGGCGCGTGACGTAGCGGACATCGACGCCGAGCTTTTCAGCGATCGCCGCCGACATGTCCGGCGAAATCCCTTCCGGGTCGCCGTTGGCGCTTTCGCCGGTCACCAGCAGGATGTTGCCGAGATTAACGCCGACACGCAGCACGCCGGGTTCGCTCAATTCCGAAAGAATGTCTTCATACACCTGTCTTGTCTCCCCTAAGTGAATTCATTGTCCGTTGAATACCGCCGGATGGCGCCCCGTAACTGTGCGGCGGGCAGCATGCCCTTCTTTATGCAGATCGGCAATCGCGGCCCGAAATCAAGACCCAGTTGGAAGGCGCAGGGGGAAAGCTATGGGGATAATGCTCAAGGGTAAAGCTCAAGGAAGACCTTCAATCTGCACACGTCCGCATCCCCGGTTTGCGGCGCTGACGACATTCTTTGGCAATTGGCGGATATCCGCGAGTGTCAGTCCCTTGATCTTAGTCCCGCCGGGCCGGTTGTTGATATCCGCATTCACCTTGGCCGCGACACTCGCGATCATCGCATTGTCCGCATTGCGGCCGGCTTTCGTGGCCGCCCCCATATGCAACAGTACACCTTCGATGATCCACGGAGACAGCGAACATATTTTGCCGATCTTGTCTTTTTCGCCGATCTCGATCAGGGGAATGATCGAGAGCCGACGCCGCGTACCGTCGATAAGCACGTCGCTCAGAATCGGCTTCAGCACGATCCTTTCCTTCGCAGGCGTTTTACGCGTTACCTTGGGCGGCGCCTTGGCTGCTGACGGCTCGGTTTCCTGTTCCGTCTGCCTTGCTGCTTCCGTGGTTGCCGCGTCATTTCCATCCGGGGTGTCTGCGGGGAGGATTATCAAGCCCACCACGACGGCAATCAGGCCCAACACCACGGCAACGGCGCTGCCAAGAAACAACGGATTGCCGATGAAGGCCTCGAACGCACTTTCGTCGGCGCTGCTTCGGCGTTTTTCGATACTTTGCGTGGTCGCCTTGTTCTTGACATGCAAGGCCGCTTTTTCGGTCCGGAGCTGCTTTTCGGCGTTCAGGATACCGAGAATCCGGGCCTGAACGGCCTCAAATCCCTCCGTCGCTTCACTGTCCAGAGCGTTCTCGATTCTCGCGGTAAATTCCGCGCGCGGCCCGGCATCGCGTTTCCGCTTGAACAGCAGCAAGGCCACATTCTCCATCACGGCACGCAGTTGCCGTGCGGAACTTGTCGCGCTGACGGCGGCCAGAATACCTTGCTCGGTGTCCTCGAATACGACGGTCCAGTTTGTCGTACCGTCCGGATTCAGCACGCGCTGACCAACAGCGTCGCCCTGCATCGGGTTTTGCTCCTCGTTCATACACACTCCATGCCTGCGCCTATTCGTGGCGCTTTGAACGCATCCCTAGCATGTTTTATGCCGTCATACTGCGATGGCCGTCACATCATTGAAAAAAAGAGGTAATTAGTCGTTAACGCCATGCCCGAGGCTTCTCACAAAACCCACGCCTGCATCCGATGCCCGGGCATCCGCGAAACGGGTGCCCGGGCCCGATGAGCCGATCACCCCGCTTGCAGAAAGAGAAAATGCATCTCAATATATACACTATAATGAATATAATGAGCTTTATGGGAGACTCACCATGTTAAGACGCCTATTTACATCTGCTGTATTGATTCTTGTGGCAGCCTTCATGGCAATGCCCGTTTCCATCGCCAACGCCCATGACGGATCCGATCACCACCTGATCATTCATGTCGACGAAAACGATCCTTCAAAAATGAACCTCGCCATGAACAATGCGGCGAACGTCACATCCTATTACGCAGGCAAAGGCCAGAAGGTCAAAATCGAGATCGTCGCCTACGGCCCGGGCCTGATGATGCTTCGCCCTGACAAGTCACCGGTCGCTGACCGCATCAAGCATTTCGCCGGCAGTTTCGACAACATCACCTTCGACGCCTGTGGCAACACCATGCAAAAAATGTCGAAGAAAGAAGGTACGCCGGTCAAAGTCTACGATTTCGCGCAAGTCGTGCCGTCCGGGGTTATCCAGATCATGACCCGCCAGGACGAGGGCTGGCATTATCTGCGCCCCTGAGGCTGAGGCTTGAATCAACGTCGCGGCGCCGGGGATCATCTCCGGTGCCGTTTTTTTTAAGCCGGTGGAAAGACCGGCTCTTCCATACCGGTTTCCCAGGCAGGATACTTTTCCATCACGCCGAGGAAACGGTCCGATTCCAAGATAACCTGCAACCAGCGTTGCACGCCGGTGAGCGCGAGGGCATCGAACCAGGCGCGATCCGTATTGGCGAACTGGCGGACGAACGGCGCAATCGCCGCATCGGCGAGCGAGAAATCATCGCCGCACAGATACGCCGTTTTATTCAGGCGTGCGTCCAGTTTCTCGAGAAATATCAACCCCCCGGCACGATGCGCGGCGGGATCGGCGTTCTGATAACGGGTCGGATATTTGTAGCGATCCAGATCGTCCTTGAACGGGCCGTCGTTTTCTGCGATCAGCGCCTCGACCCCGGCGCGGTCATCATGTAGCGGGGTCAGCCAGCCTTCGGGATCGTTGCGGCCGAGCGCCCAATACATGATCTCCAGGCTTTCCTCGATCACCTGGCGGTCGCCCAGCGCCAGTACGGGGACCGTGCCCTTGGGCGACGCCGCGATCATTTCCGGCGGTTTGTTTGCAAGCACGACTTCGCGCAAGGCGCACCTTTGCCCGGCGGCGGCAATCGCCATGCGCGCCCGCATTGCATAGGGGCAGCGGCGGAACGAGTACAGGACGGGCATCTCGTCAATGCTGCTGTCCGTCATGCGGCTGCCTCAACCGCTCTCGGCGGATGATTTATTGAGGGGTCTATAAATTGCGCCCAGATGCGCCTCGCCGCGTTCTTCCGCCCGCTCGACCTGGGCCTGCCGCGCCGCATAGCGCGCGCGCTGTTCGTCCGTGCGTTCGTCGATGCAGTGGTCGCACGACACGCCCGGCACATAGTTCGGCGACGCGCGCCCGGCCGGATCGACGGGGCGGCGGCAGGCGTGACACAGTTCGTGCTCGCCGAGTTCAAGGCCGTGTTTCACCGACACCCGGTAATCGAAGACGAAGCATTCGCCCTGCCAGCGGCTCTCGGTTTCGGGAACCTCCTCCAGGTATTTCAGGATGCCGCCCTTGAGGTGGAACACGTCATCGATGCCCTGTGCCTTCAGATACGACGTCGCCTTTTCGCAGCGGATGCCGCCGGTGCAGAACATCGCGACCTTTTTGTTTTCCAGCTCTGCGCGGTGTTCCTGCAGCCACCCGGGAAAGTCGCGGAAGCTGGCCGTCTGCGGATTGATCGCCCCTTCGAAGCTGCCGATCCCGACTTCGTAATCGTTGCGGGTGTCGATCACGACCGTGTCCGGGTCGCAGATCAGGTCGTTCCAGTCGGCCGGCGCGACATAGGTGCCGACGCTCGACGACGGATCGATATCCGCCACGCCCATGGTGACGATTTCCTTCTTCAGGCGCACCTTGAGGCGATAGAACGGCATCTCCTCGGCGTAGGATTCCTTGTGCTCGAGCGCGCAGCACCCGGGCAAGGCCCGCAGCGCCGCCAGAGCCGCATCGATACCCGCCCGCGTGCCGGCGAGCGTGCCGTTGACGCCCTCCGGCGCGATCAGCACCGTCCCCTTCAGGCCGTGATCCGACAGCCGCGCCCGTAACGGCACGCACAATCCCGCCGGATCGTCGAAGCGGGTGAAATGGTAAAATGCGGCAACAACGATATCCGTCATGGGGGGCAATATACGCCGCCAGCAGGGGAGATCAAATCCTCACACCCGCACGCCGCCTAGGCGGTCACGACCAGAACGCATACCCTCGAACAACCCGGCGTTATATCCCAGGCGTAGCGGATCAAACGGCCGGTCTCTGTGCCGGGCCCATTCACGTCATGCTCAGGATTTCTTTTTGCCCGTCAGGGTCACCGCCGGCTTTCTGGCGCCGGAGTCCGCCGTTGCGGACACTTTCTCCTTAACTTTCTTGGGTTTCTTGGCTTCTCTGTTCCCGCGCTGATTATTACCTTTAGCCATTCTGATACCCTCGGGTTTGCAGCAGGTTCGGCGCTGAGGATCAAGGACGCTCCGCCAACTGCGTGCTGTCCGCGACGCGCATCGATGATGCGGTGCCGACCGCTTACACTAGGCGCAATTCAGCGAATAGCAACGTGAACCGCTCTCAGCATGCCCGCATCCAATCCTTGCACCGCGGCACCTTGAAAGGGTATGTTCCGCGCGTCCTTACATAAGGCACGGCACCCGTAGCTCAGCTGGATAGAGCGCTGCCCTCCGAAGGCAGAGGTCACAGGTTCGAATCCTGTCGGGTGCGCCATTTTCCATGTTAAATCAATTAGTTGCAAAGTTTACTCTCCCAACGAAGTCTTGGGTGTGACCATAGTGTGTCCATAATCGTCCAATACACTTACCGCTCGCCGAAGGTGATCGGGCGCGAGGTGAGCGTATCGCTGGACCATATCGAGCGATTTGTGCCCCATTAAGTGCATGGCGTCATAGAGAGGGATGCCGTTCTGAACGAGGCGTGATGCATAGGTATGACGAAGGTCGTGAAAACGGACATCCGGCATACCAGCGTCGTTACGAGCGCGATTGAACGCGCTTTTAATATCCGACAGCCCCCTACCTCGATACGTGAACA
This genomic window contains:
- a CDS encoding YqaA family protein, which produces MLRALYDKALEWSAHRHAIWILALVSFAESSFFLIPPDVLLIPMVLSARTKWFRIALVCTVASVLGGLFGYFIGAFLFDEIGRPILDMYHASAKFEAVRAAYNENGVWIVFTAGFSPIPYKIFTIASGVTGMDIAPFVIASAVGRGARFFLVALLLWKFGKPIQAFIEKRLGLLTLAFCALLVVGIVVLKFLT
- a CDS encoding alpha/beta hydrolase, with amino-acid sequence MKVVERRLLAFLFLPLLLLAVACTPRLVDTGPAAWTPALYETHFWTRDGIALSYRRWLPETAPKAVIVALHGFNDYSAFFEQPAAYLMRQGIASYAYDQRGFGANGFRGRWFANDRLRMDALDFTRAVAAKHPGVPVYLLGESMGGAVAMTLGAEHATPWIAGTILSAPAVWSRDTMPWYQRASLWLAAHTLPALPLSGRGFKIKPSDNIEMLIQLGRDPLVIKGTRVDAINGLVDLMDEAMAAAPGLRGQALILYGGKDEIIRRGPTQQMLERLPPSPEETRKLAVYPGGYHMLLRDLAAETVWADIAHWLDNPASALPSGADKDARRQLNP
- a CDS encoding serine/threonine-protein kinase — translated: MAYEVVERIGNGGFGVVDEVKDDEGEYWAKKTLDVALQPHIDPDELRARFEREVRYQSEVAHPNVVKIHDYDLDADPPWFIMELAENSLADELEDDHTLSGDPRQPLFDILAGLQALHERGFKHRDLTPANVLKFVEEDGGIRYAISDFGLIAPEAGQTTTLTGSNMGGGTPMYRAPECAINFKRATAQSDIYSVGAILHDIFGGKQTRIPHIELTVPGPLGEIVQHCTKTNPRRRYSNVGALRERLYEVLSVEEISFTSVEEEEIVTLLKGSDHLSDDEWDRVFNQIDENDAGNQSNHAIFRVLSITHIEQLADEAPELLASLGDDYAKYAQLSGFDFDYCDVIGTRARAIFERAELDLQARIAVSMFMLGTRHNRWFVERIFLRMAGKEISDTLAERIKIELEVQNINFSRGIEHLEWSISASREDLHSILQDFLNDAENGN
- a CDS encoding demethoxyubiquinone hydroxylase family protein, giving the protein MSTRRKPHRMPGDLSRKDMLESMIRVDHAGEYGAVRIYEGQLAVLGKSADRADIEHMADQERAHLDKFNQLIRANKVRPTALMPLWHAAGFALGAGTALLGEKAAHACTVAVEEVIDEHYAEQVAALDAEGDQQDLRDTCEKFRLEELEHRATALEKGAEEAPGYEVLKAAVKTGSRIAIWLSKRI
- a CDS encoding RNA methyltransferase, whose protein sequence is MSGKTFAVVLVEPQLGENIGMCARAMWNCGLDDLRLVQPRDGWPSESARAAASGADTVIDNARVFETTADAIADLDFVLATTARPRDMTKPVFTPEAAARDMRTRLDGGQHTGVLFGKEAWGLNNDDVVLANAILTVPLNPAFTSLNLAQAVLLMSYEFYKLDDETPAHELRMPSDTRPANKDELNHLYEHLEKELEGAGFFTSAEKRPTMVRRLRNMLGRAGMTEQEVRMFRGIISALTRRNRIKPD
- a CDS encoding disulfide bond formation protein B; translation: MPNAETLNRYLPWALLAAAIGPLATAYIAEFGFDYEPCVLCLYQRVPYGAILVLGIAAFFMHDAGARRRIVLLASLTFLTGAGIAFYHVGVEQLWWASAAPCGSSGETITTTQDFLAALQKKPVKSCGDIDWTLFGVSMATYNVAASLAFAVASFCAWRRLANTDEV
- a CDS encoding serine/threonine-protein phosphatase: MEIDIGHFSCPGRNGGNQDVVLPPLFEGGYVWAAIADGVGGHVGGEVAARTAIETVKQEATQGSKAKLKSIINSAHKALVSKAETAASLTEMSTTLSIVRASRKQAEVAHIGDSRIYHLRDNGLMTRTKDQTEVNELIENRVLTKKEARRYPRRHVLLNSLSVREHSNVFETSFSVCPGDRIILLTDGVYEVLLRSEIRDLSLKSATCNELCAHIKSEIEDRGIVDDYSVCAFSIN
- a CDS encoding ABC transporter ATP-binding protein; amino-acid sequence: MSQNPQHAEPEYAVEIEGLSKVYESSNKQAPKHALKDVSLKIKRGSFFGLLGPNGAGKSTLINILAGLVNRTSGSAKIWGHDIETDMRAARRSIGVVPQELNIDPFFTPRELLDLQAGLYGVPAAERQTDDVLAAVGLSDKADAYTRSLSGGMRRRLLVGKAMVHRPPVLVLDEPSAGVDVDLRRQLWTHVREMNEQGITVLLTTHYLEEAEAMCDEIAIINHGRIIACEPTETMLRRIDAKQMKVVLSKPLTRIPDALKPYNPTLGEADCLSVSFAPSETPARKVLQDIEDAGLVVRDFSTTDSDLEDIFIRLTHGDDDEGC
- a CDS encoding GFA family protein, translated to MTADTEHEGKCTCGHVRYRVHGAPMFVHCCHCRWCQRETGSAFALNAFIEADRVELIEGQPVAVTVPSPSGHGQTHWRCPECRVTVWSNYNRLGPAVNFIRVGALLNPDAMPPDIHIYTSTKQPWVVLGDGKPQVPEAYDRPAYWPEESLARLNAAIGK